The genomic region GCTTCTTTATGTTTTCTTGCATGAAATAGTAGTGCACTGAGAATTGTTATCAGTACTATCAGTGGTAGTGCAAAGTAGTTAAGATACATATTTATTTATCTATGATTTGTATTAAGCAGACTCATTTTGATAGTGAGTCTTTCTTATGTTTTTTTAGAATTATTGAAGGTATCAACTACATATAGTAATTCAAAATATATAAACTAATATTATATTTGTTTGGCGTTATGTTGTATACTAATATGTCTATTGATGGTGATATTTTTAGCAATCGTCAATATGCGCATTGTTGCACATCTCTAAAAAATAAATAAATAAATAAATAAATAAATGGGAATATTTCATTCTAACATTTTCTTCAGGAATTGTCCGGTATAGGAAATATTATTCTCCGATACTTCTTCAGGTGTTCCCTGTGCGATGATTTCTCCACCGCGGTCTCCGCCCTCTGGACCAAGGTCAATTATCCAGTCTGCAGTTTTGATGACATCCAGATTATGCTCGATGACAATTACTGTGTTACCTGCATCAACAAGTCTCTGCAGCACTTCAAGGAGCTTTTTCACGTCATCAAAATGAAGTCCTGTTGTAGGTTCATCGAGTATGTAAACAGTCTTGCCTGTTGAACGCTTGCTCAGTTCCGTTGCTAGTTTTACTCTCTGGGCTTCTCCACCAGATAATGTAGTAGATGACTGTCCAAGTTTAATGTATCCAAGGCCGACATCGTTTAATGTTTCAAGTTTCCTGCTGATTTTTGGTACATTCTCGAAGAACTCCAGAGCTTCCTCCACAGTCATATCAAGGACTTCGGCAATGTTTTTTTCCTTGTAAGTAACTTCCAGGGTTTCCCTGTTGTAGCGTTTTCCATGGCATACTTCACATGGAACATACACATCAGGCAGAAAATGCATTTCTATTGTAATTATACCGTCACCGGAACATGCTTCACAGCGTCCGCCACGGACATTGAAACTGAAACGTCCCGGTTTGTAACCCCTGGTACGTGCCAGCTTTGTCTGGGCAAAGAGTTCCCTGATTGGAGTAAAAAGATTTGTATAAGTTGCAGGATTGGATCTGGGTGTCCGTCCTATTGGTGACTGGTCGATTGTAATAACCTTGTCTACATTTTCCAGACCTTCAATTGAACTGTATTTTCCAGGGATGTCCCTGGCTTTATTAAGTTGCTTTGCAAGCACCTTGTTAAGTGTTTCATTGATAAGCGTACTTTTACCGGAACCTGATACACCGGTAACACAGACCAATATTCCAAGTGGGAATTCAACATCCACATTTTTGAGGTTGTTCTGGCTTGCACCTCGAAGTATCATTGTGCCCGTAGGTTCCCTTCTTGTTTCAGGTATTTCAATCCTGATTTTTCCACTGAGATATTTTCCGGTAGTGGAATCCTTGTTTTTCATTATCTGTTTAGGAGTCCCTTCGGCAACAATTTCTCCTCCGTGGATTCCTGCTCCGGGCCCCATATCGACAACATAGTCAGAGTTGCATATGGTTTCCTCATCATGTTCAACTACAAGGACTGTATTTCCGATATCCCTTAGATGCTTCAGGGTCGTTATAAGCCTTAGATTGTCTCTCTGGTGAAGGCCAATACTCGGCTCGTCCAGAATGTAGAGCACACCCATAAGACTTGATCCAATTTGTGTTGCAAGCCTGATACGCTGTGCTTCACCACCGGAAAGTGTGGCTGCTGAACGGCTAAGTGTAAGGTAATCAAGCCCTACGTCAACAAGGAATCCAAGTCTTGCTTTTATTTCCTTGAGTATAAGACGGGCAATAGTGTATTCTCTTTCATTGAGCTTTGGTTCAAGTTCCTTGAAGAATTCCAGAGCTTCTTCCACAGACATTTCTGTGGTATCAATAATATTCCTGCCGTCAATGGTTACTGCAAGTGTGACAGGTTTTAGTCTTTTCCCGTGGCATGTAAGACATGGCTTGGTACTGATGTACCGGCTCATTCTTTCCTTACTGTTCTCGGATTCAGTTCCTTCATAGATTTTTGAAAGGTTAGCAATAACTCCC from Methanolobus tindarius DSM 2278 harbors:
- the uvrA gene encoding excinuclease ABC subunit UvrA, which translates into the protein MSLSSIRIKGAKEHNLKNIDLTLPRDKLIVITGLSGSGKSSLAFDTIYAEGQRRYVESLSAYARQFLGLMEKPDVEYIEGLSPAISIEQKTTSKNPRSTVGTVTEIYDYLRLLFARIGIRHCPDCGRIIETQSVDQIVDSIMNMREGTKIHVLAPLVRERKGEYKKLLLDLRSEGFTRVRVDGEIHLLEDAEDIELGRYFKHNIEIVVDRLVIKEGIEERLSDSVETALEKSGGTITVQVLDGEELTFSEKLACTSCGIGFEEMEPAAFSFNSPQGACPECHGLGTSMEFDPDLIVPDKKLTLNEGAVEPWYSKKKDGYYMQSLQSLADHLGFSMDVPFEELDSGIQHIIFYGSEELIPFVHVGRNGGMWKHKGRFKGVIANLSKIYEGTESENSKERMSRYISTKPCLTCHGKRLKPVTLAVTIDGRNIIDTTEMSVEEALEFFKELEPKLNEREYTIARLILKEIKARLGFLVDVGLDYLTLSRSAATLSGGEAQRIRLATQIGSSLMGVLYILDEPSIGLHQRDNLRLITTLKHLRDIGNTVLVVEHDEETICNSDYVVDMGPGAGIHGGEIVAEGTPKQIMKNKDSTTGKYLSGKIRIEIPETRREPTGTMILRGASQNNLKNVDVEFPLGILVCVTGVSGSGKSTLINETLNKVLAKQLNKARDIPGKYSSIEGLENVDKVITIDQSPIGRTPRSNPATYTNLFTPIRELFAQTKLARTRGYKPGRFSFNVRGGRCEACSGDGIITIEMHFLPDVYVPCEVCHGKRYNRETLEVTYKEKNIAEVLDMTVEEALEFFENVPKISRKLETLNDVGLGYIKLGQSSTTLSGGEAQRVKLATELSKRSTGKTVYILDEPTTGLHFDDVKKLLEVLQRLVDAGNTVIVIEHNLDVIKTADWIIDLGPEGGDRGGEIIAQGTPEEVSENNISYTGQFLKKMLE